A window of the Tunturibacter empetritectus genome harbors these coding sequences:
- a CDS encoding S41 family peptidase has product MAPRTRRALFSATVFLATCAVIGSFINQKVAAQSASDESTLRDSLHSFTNVYSLVEQNYAEPLNTDKTDKAIYDGAIPGMLHVLDPHSNFYDPKAFAQMREDQHGKYYGVGMTIQPQPTPSGKTKIVVLYPFEGTPSYKAGIRPGDEILTVDGKSTEGMDSTAVATMLKGARGTHVSVTMVREGAARPLVFDLVRDEIPRPSVDLAFLLSPGVGYIHVSSFIETTSHEVGDALDKFGDIHGLVLDLRGNPGGLLNEAVNMSDKFLQKGQIVVSQRGRAFPDQVYRATRGEEGPKFPIVVLVNRNTASAAEIVSGALQDHDRALIVGETTFGKGLVQTVFQITENTGLALTTYHYYTPSGRLIQRNYDHVSLYDYYYVRDDADKTKDKSNLEVKLTDSGRTVYGGGGITPDEKIDNQKLNHFQDSLLIHYAFFNFSKHYLASHTVTKDFTVDDAVLQQFKAFLKDNQVDYTDSDIAGVSDWVKESIKSELFTSQFGQLEGLKVRAEWDPQIAKAVTFLPEAQTLEDHSKLAQKNTASR; this is encoded by the coding sequence ATGGCTCCCCGCACCCGCCGCGCACTCTTCTCCGCTACCGTCTTTCTGGCCACCTGCGCCGTCATCGGCTCCTTCATCAACCAGAAGGTCGCCGCCCAGTCCGCCAGCGATGAGTCCACCCTGCGCGACTCACTCCACTCCTTCACCAACGTCTACTCCCTGGTCGAGCAGAACTACGCCGAGCCCCTCAACACCGACAAGACCGACAAGGCCATCTACGACGGCGCGATTCCAGGCATGCTCCACGTCCTCGATCCCCACTCAAACTTCTACGACCCCAAAGCCTTCGCCCAGATGCGCGAAGACCAGCACGGCAAATACTACGGCGTCGGCATGACTATTCAGCCGCAGCCCACCCCAAGCGGCAAGACCAAGATCGTCGTTCTCTATCCCTTCGAAGGAACTCCCTCCTATAAAGCCGGCATCCGTCCCGGCGACGAGATCCTCACCGTCGACGGCAAATCCACTGAAGGCATGGACTCCACTGCAGTCGCCACCATGCTCAAAGGAGCACGCGGCACCCACGTCTCCGTCACCATGGTTCGCGAAGGCGCAGCCCGGCCTCTCGTCTTCGATCTCGTCCGCGACGAAATCCCCCGCCCCTCGGTTGATCTGGCCTTCCTGCTCAGCCCCGGCGTCGGCTACATCCACGTCTCCAGCTTCATCGAAACCACCAGCCACGAAGTCGGCGACGCACTCGACAAGTTCGGCGACATTCACGGCCTCGTCCTCGACCTGCGCGGTAACCCCGGCGGCCTGCTCAACGAAGCCGTCAACATGTCCGACAAGTTCCTGCAAAAGGGACAGATCGTAGTCTCCCAGCGCGGACGCGCATTCCCGGATCAGGTCTATCGCGCAACCCGCGGCGAAGAAGGTCCTAAGTTCCCCATCGTCGTTCTGGTCAACCGCAACACCGCCTCAGCCGCTGAGATCGTCTCCGGCGCCCTACAGGATCACGACCGCGCCCTCATCGTCGGCGAAACCACCTTCGGCAAGGGCCTTGTGCAGACGGTCTTTCAGATCACCGAGAACACCGGCCTCGCCCTCACCACCTATCACTACTACACGCCCTCGGGCCGCCTCATCCAGCGCAACTACGACCATGTCTCCCTCTACGACTACTACTACGTCCGCGACGACGCTGACAAAACGAAGGACAAGAGCAACCTCGAGGTCAAACTCACCGACTCCGGACGTACCGTCTACGGCGGCGGCGGAATCACTCCTGACGAGAAGATCGACAACCAGAAGTTGAACCACTTCCAGGATAGCCTCCTCATCCACTACGCCTTCTTCAACTTCAGCAAGCACTATCTCGCCAGCCACACCGTCACCAAAGACTTCACGGTCGACGATGCAGTCCTTCAACAGTTCAAGGCCTTCCTCAAGGACAATCAGGTTGACTACACCGACTCCGACATCGCCGGCGTCAGCGACTGGGTCAAGGAGAGCATCAAGAGCGAGCTCTTCACCTCGCAGTTCGGTCAACTCGAAGGTCTCAAAGTCCGCGCCGAGTGGGACCCCCAGATCGCCAAGGCAGTCACCTTCCTACCCGAAGCCCAGACCCTCGAAGATCACTCCAAGCTGGCCCAGAAGAACACCGCCAGCCGCTGA
- a CDS encoding peptidylprolyl isomerase: MTLRISQFAVVCGLGLLTLPGVVQAQAPRYQSPLSVPNAPQPVLTLPVTQPITPNGTVVEDVVVHVNDQIISRSDVERAEQQLAEEARQSGASAADVTDRQKNLLRDMIDKQLLLSRGKELGINADADVIRRLDEIRKQNHMDTMEDLEKAARQQGVSFEDFKAGIRDSVITQQVVRDEVGRRLQITQGQEQAYYDAHKQEFVQPEQIKLSEILIPSAADADDAAVAQAKAKADGIEAKLKDGGNFEELAKANSGGPTADKGGDLGLYKRGALAKVLEDQTFSLKAGEWTAPIRTRQGFVILKVTDHVAPGVPPIKDVEQQIQEAMYSEQMQPALRAYLTKLREEAYIDIRAGYVDSGASAKQTKPVFTAYAPPVVKKKTAQQKKRFDRGTKFSTAAKTTTAPVAKPVAAVATPTTTTTKNGKPAKPKKVKREKVRFGQAPRNSLPAGPEETASGSDVGAGAASASSASAQAAAPGTAIAPLETVAQESSSDTGANPLAATTPVAGKTRFSDRAKVDAVAKKTAKVKKVKEKAAAAPAPASAEEKATQQTQAAPLGLNGDTAKKKKKKKVKGAKKERLQNQAPTPKAPLEETPSKAPDRGTPLEGVHGTGTPAPKASDKTTLPPATAPPASNPPDGGQPPATPGSPIPIPPPQ, from the coding sequence ATGACCTTGAGAATTTCGCAGTTTGCGGTGGTGTGCGGGCTAGGTTTGCTGACACTGCCGGGAGTGGTGCAGGCACAAGCGCCGCGGTACCAGAGCCCTTTGAGCGTTCCGAACGCGCCGCAACCAGTGTTGACGCTACCAGTGACTCAGCCGATTACGCCGAATGGGACCGTTGTGGAGGATGTGGTCGTGCATGTAAACGACCAGATCATCAGCCGGAGCGATGTGGAGCGAGCAGAACAACAGCTTGCGGAAGAGGCCCGACAGAGCGGGGCAAGTGCTGCCGACGTTACTGACAGGCAGAAGAACCTGCTGCGCGACATGATCGATAAGCAGTTGCTGCTCTCACGAGGTAAGGAGCTGGGGATCAACGCGGACGCGGATGTAATTCGTCGGCTGGACGAGATTCGCAAGCAGAATCACATGGACACGATGGAGGACCTCGAGAAGGCGGCGCGGCAGCAAGGCGTGTCTTTTGAGGACTTCAAGGCTGGGATTCGCGATAGCGTGATTACCCAGCAGGTGGTGCGGGATGAGGTGGGCCGGCGTCTGCAGATTACGCAGGGCCAGGAACAGGCTTACTACGACGCGCATAAGCAGGAGTTTGTTCAGCCGGAGCAGATCAAGCTGAGCGAGATCCTGATTCCTTCGGCTGCCGACGCCGATGATGCCGCGGTTGCCCAGGCAAAGGCGAAAGCAGACGGTATTGAAGCAAAGCTGAAGGACGGTGGGAACTTCGAGGAGTTGGCGAAGGCGAACTCTGGCGGGCCGACCGCCGATAAGGGCGGGGATCTGGGACTTTACAAGCGTGGGGCGCTGGCGAAGGTGCTGGAGGATCAGACCTTCAGCCTGAAGGCGGGGGAGTGGACGGCGCCGATCCGGACGCGGCAGGGGTTTGTGATCTTGAAGGTCACCGACCATGTGGCTCCCGGGGTGCCACCTATTAAGGACGTTGAACAGCAGATTCAGGAGGCGATGTACTCGGAGCAGATGCAGCCTGCGCTGCGCGCGTACCTGACGAAGCTGCGGGAAGAGGCTTATATCGATATTCGCGCCGGATATGTGGACTCGGGCGCGAGCGCGAAGCAGACCAAGCCGGTATTTACGGCGTATGCTCCGCCGGTCGTGAAGAAGAAGACGGCTCAGCAGAAGAAGAGATTTGATCGGGGCACGAAGTTCTCTACGGCTGCGAAGACGACTACGGCGCCCGTGGCTAAGCCGGTTGCCGCGGTGGCAACTCCGACTACGACCACGACGAAGAACGGAAAGCCTGCAAAGCCGAAGAAGGTGAAGCGGGAGAAGGTTCGGTTTGGACAGGCTCCGCGGAACTCTTTGCCGGCAGGGCCTGAGGAGACGGCTTCGGGGAGCGATGTAGGCGCTGGTGCGGCTTCGGCTTCGTCTGCCTCTGCGCAGGCGGCAGCTCCTGGAACGGCGATTGCACCGCTGGAGACGGTGGCGCAGGAGTCGAGCTCGGATACGGGAGCGAATCCCCTTGCAGCGACAACGCCTGTCGCTGGAAAGACACGTTTCAGTGATCGCGCAAAGGTTGATGCTGTAGCGAAGAAGACGGCGAAGGTAAAGAAGGTGAAGGAGAAGGCGGCTGCTGCGCCTGCTCCCGCGAGTGCGGAAGAGAAGGCGACCCAGCAGACCCAGGCGGCACCGCTGGGACTGAACGGGGACACGGCCAAGAAGAAGAAAAAGAAGAAGGTGAAGGGAGCGAAGAAGGAGCGGCTGCAAAATCAGGCTCCTACTCCGAAGGCTCCGCTGGAGGAGACGCCGTCGAAGGCTCCTGACCGAGGAACTCCGTTGGAAGGAGTTCATGGAACGGGAACTCCTGCACCGAAGGCGAGCGATAAGACGACACTGCCTCCGGCGACTGCGCCTCCTGCCAGTAATCCTCCGGATGGGGGGCAGCCACCGGCTACGCCGGGGTCGCCAATCCCGATTCCTCCTCCGCAGTAG